In a single window of the Papaver somniferum cultivar HN1 chromosome 8, ASM357369v1, whole genome shotgun sequence genome:
- the LOC113304572 gene encoding glyoxylate/hydroxypyruvate reductase HPR3-like isoform X2 gives MATNPEELPLVLILKPFPSIPSFQEKFSNKFRSLKGTDLSVPVSEFFRKECQSVKALVCGAKFALTKDILNCLPSLGCIVLTCVGLDNIDLDECRKRGIVIGNAGTVYSEDVADFAIGLLIDVLRGISSGHRFVRSGLWSINTEFPLGSKLSGKRVGILGLGSIGSEVAKRLEAFSCVISYTSRTKKPLNKETFHIINKDVMSALGKKGIIINVGRGALVDEKEMVRCLVQGEIGGAGLDVFEKEPYIPEELLEKDNIVLAPHVAVVTVESYSALHELIISNLEAFFSNKPLLSLVKYN, from the exons ATGGCAACAAACCCAGAAGAACTTCCATTAGTTCTTATTCTAAAACCTTTCCCGTCCATCCCTTCATTTCAAGAAAAATTCTCAAACAAATTCAGAAGTCTCAAAGGAACTGATCTTTCAGTACCTGTAAGTGAATTTTTCAGAAAAGAGTGTCAATCGGTGAAAGCCCTAGTTTGTGGGGCTAAATTTGCACTCACTAAAGATATCCTAAACTGTTTGCCTTCTTTAGGTTGTATAGTTCTTACTTGTGTTGGACTTGATAACATTGATTTGGATGAGTGTAGAAAAAGAGGTATTGTTATTGGAAATGCTGGTACCGTTTATTCAGAAGATGTTGCTGATTTTGCTATTGGTCTTTTAATTGATGTTCTTAGAGGAATTTCTTCTGGTCATCGATTCGTTCGTTCTGGGTTATGGTCTATCAACACAGAGTTTCCTCTGGGGTCTAAG TTGAGCGGCAAGCGAGTAGGAATTCTTGGGTTGGGAAGTATTGGGTCCGAAGTAGCCAAGAGACTTGAGGCGTTTAGCTGTGTTATTTCATACACCTCAAGGACTAAGAAGCC TCTGAACAAAGAGACCTTTCATATTATTAACAAGGATGTAATGTCGGCATTGGGAAAGAAAGGAATCATCATAAACGTGGGTAGAGGAGCCTTAGTTGACGAGAAGGAAATGGTACGGTGTTTAGTTCAAGGAGAGATTGGTGGTGCTGGGTTAGACGTATTTGAAAAGGAGCCTTACATTCCGGAAGAACTCCTTGAAAAGGACAACATTGTATTGGCTCCACATGTAGCTGTGGTAACTGTAGAATCATATTCGGCTCTGCATGAGCTGATAATATCCAATTTGGAAGCTTTCTTCTCAAACAAACCCTTACTGTCTTTAGTCAAGTATAACTGA
- the LOC113304572 gene encoding glyoxylate/hydroxypyruvate reductase HPR3-like isoform X1: MATNPEELPLVLILKPFPSIPSFQEKFSNKFRSLKGTDLSVPVSEFFRKECQSVKALVCGAKFALTKDILNCLPSLGCIVLTCVGLDNIDLDECRKRGIVIGNAGTVYSEDVADFAIGLLIDVLRGISSGHRFVRSGLWSINTEFPLGSKLSGKRVGILGLGSIGSEVAKRLEAFSCVISYTSRTKKPSVPFSYYPNVIDLASHNDILILTCSLNKETFHIINKDVMSALGKKGIIINVGRGALVDEKEMVRCLVQGEIGGAGLDVFEKEPYIPEELLEKDNIVLAPHVAVVTVESYSALHELIISNLEAFFSNKPLLSLVKYN; the protein is encoded by the exons ATGGCAACAAACCCAGAAGAACTTCCATTAGTTCTTATTCTAAAACCTTTCCCGTCCATCCCTTCATTTCAAGAAAAATTCTCAAACAAATTCAGAAGTCTCAAAGGAACTGATCTTTCAGTACCTGTAAGTGAATTTTTCAGAAAAGAGTGTCAATCGGTGAAAGCCCTAGTTTGTGGGGCTAAATTTGCACTCACTAAAGATATCCTAAACTGTTTGCCTTCTTTAGGTTGTATAGTTCTTACTTGTGTTGGACTTGATAACATTGATTTGGATGAGTGTAGAAAAAGAGGTATTGTTATTGGAAATGCTGGTACCGTTTATTCAGAAGATGTTGCTGATTTTGCTATTGGTCTTTTAATTGATGTTCTTAGAGGAATTTCTTCTGGTCATCGATTCGTTCGTTCTGGGTTATGGTCTATCAACACAGAGTTTCCTCTGGGGTCTAAG TTGAGCGGCAAGCGAGTAGGAATTCTTGGGTTGGGAAGTATTGGGTCCGAAGTAGCCAAGAGACTTGAGGCGTTTAGCTGTGTTATTTCATACACCTCAAGGACTAAGAAGCCGTCAGTTCCGTTCTCATACTATCCCAATGTTATTGATCTTGCATCACATAACGATATTCTCATCTTAACTTGCAGTCTGAACAAAGAGACCTTTCATATTATTAACAAGGATGTAATGTCGGCATTGGGAAAGAAAGGAATCATCATAAACGTGGGTAGAGGAGCCTTAGTTGACGAGAAGGAAATGGTACGGTGTTTAGTTCAAGGAGAGATTGGTGGTGCTGGGTTAGACGTATTTGAAAAGGAGCCTTACATTCCGGAAGAACTCCTTGAAAAGGACAACATTGTATTGGCTCCACATGTAGCTGTGGTAACTGTAGAATCATATTCGGCTCTGCATGAGCTGATAATATCCAATTTGGAAGCTTTCTTCTCAAACAAACCCTTACTGTCTTTAGTCAAGTATAACTGA
- the LOC113304574 gene encoding uncharacterized protein LOC113304574 codes for MATKAEQLPLVLLLNNFPFIPSFQEKFSNQFRTLKRTDLSIPVNEFLKKDCQSVKALVCGAKFAVTKEFLDCLPSLGCMVLTCVGLDNIDMAKRQADRNCWVGKYWVRGSQETCGVQLHYLIHLKE; via the exons ATGGCAACAAAAGCAGAGCAACTTCCATTAGTTCTTCTTCTGAATAATTTCCCATTCATCCCTTCATTTCAAGAAAAATTCTCAAACCAATTCAGAACTCTCAAACGAACTGATCTCTCAATACCTGTAAATGAATTTCTCAAAAAAGATTGTCAATCTGTGAAAGCCTTAGTTTGTGGGGCTAAATTTGCAGTCACTAAAGAATTCCTAGATTGCTTACCTTCTTTAGGTTGTATGGTTCTTACTTGTGTTGGTCTTGATAATATTGATATGG CTAAGCGGCAAGCGGATAGGAATTGTTGGGTTGGGAAGTATTGGGTCCGAGGTAGCCAAGAGACTTGTGGCGTTCAACTGCATTATCTCATACACCTCAAGGAATAA